The genomic DNA aaaggaggtttctcttaaaattctgtgttgccatagtgACACCTGTTTTCACTTGAAGTTAACCAattcctttttcttatggaaatgtttatcttaagctatgttaatgtactatacatttaccccaaactctgttttCAAGTCGTTTGCCTTTTGgttcagaacctacttgacaaaccactatgttatactcagatattgttcctctaatctatgtaaatgaaacaatttgtatggtgatctgccattcttcaagattcaagttaatcattttatggcccaagataaaccatttggtgccaagattatcccaaagtgcatcttatgggtgaggggcctagtgccattctgagttttgagacattcctttctttcatgaacaaactgctagtgactatataacatccagctaaagactagcaggggggtactctttctgcccctttctgacgcctatgtcagaagctttctctatctcctttatactttgataaaactttattacacaaaacctctgagcgatcaagcctcgtctctggccctggattgaattcttctcctccaggggccaagaatcctggtgtcgtgagtcaacaacaacctttcattatttttctgaatgttgagctttaagccaaattttgcactctcctctttcactttcatcaagaggttctttaattcttctacactttctgcaataacagtggtgtcatctgcatatctgaggttattgatatttctcccggcaatcttgattccaccttgtgcttcctccagcccagtgtttctcatgatgtagtctgcatataagttaaataagcagggtgaccatatacagccttgacgcactacttttcctatttggaaccagtctacacATGTTATAATAGACTTAATAGGAGTGTACATTGATCAAaggatttttactttttctctacCCCATTTCATGAGAGCCCCATTTGTATGAAGTCTGGATTTGTCTTGTGAGTTTTCTCCACTGATGAAAAGTAAGTCTATGCATTTACTGTCTAGCTTTTTTCTGACAATCATTTGAGTAGATGTAAAGGAGACTAAtgcaatattttcatttatccaatctctaaaatcaaacatttatttGATTATTATGTGACTTAAAATATGTAGAATGAGGCCTAATTTGCCTCAATGGAAACAAAATGTACCTAGCTATCAGCACCAACTCTACTATATATTATCTCTTTTACCTTTGAATAGTTAacttttctgtctttgttttaaCATGGAAACTTGATCTTGTCTTAAAAATCTAAATGGAAAATATCACCATAAAATAGCTGAATGAAATAAATTCCCTCTTACTAAATCTCCTGACACAAAGATTTTGAGATGATTTAAAGCAAGGAAGTAATGATAGAAATaagtacaatttttttcttgaggTGACATGTAGAATTTATTGACTATCATGGAACTATATGTACAAAATGTGTCTAAGAATTTCTGACAGGTTATCTTCAggatgaagaaaatgaatgtaAAGGTTGAAAGGGGATCATATATCTTCTAAGTGTGAGTAAGCCCGATCCTTTTGAATAATAATATCCTTAGCAAGCCTTGGTGAATCTGCTTTGTCTTGATGCTATAAATAATTGGGTTGAGAACCAGTGGAACTAACAGGTTCTGCCATGGTAATATGAATAATGGAAGAGAAATGTTTTGCAAAACGATGCACTGAGGACAAACCTATCATTGGCACATATAGAACGAGCACAGCACAAATATGGGAGACACATGTACTGAGGGCTTTGAGTTTCCCTCCCCGGGATGCAATGCACAACACAGAGTGGAGGATGAAAGTATAAGACAAAAAGATTCCTAGAGAATCTACACCCCAATAAAATGCAACAACAAACAAGCCATACAAAACATTGAATGAGATGTCAGAACAGGCCAATAGGATGACATCTTGATGTAAGCAGGAGTGAGAGAGAACGTGGGAGTGACAGAAAGAAAATGTGGGGATACGAACAAGAACAACAGGGAGGACAGTGGAGCATCTGATTATGATGAAGACCCCTATGCAGACAACGCATTGTGGGGTAAGTTTACTGGAATACCTCAAAGGATCACTGATGGCAACACAGCGGTCAAAAACCATGGCTAGGAGCACAGCTGATTCCATTAGAGAAAAAGTGTGAATAAAATACATCTGGGCTATACAAATATTCATCTCAATCTGTTTAGCATCAAACCAGAAGATTCTCAGTACTGTGGGCAGGGTGGAGATGGACATGCCCATATCTGTGAGGGACAGCATGGCCAGGAAGTAGTACATGGGCTCATGGAGACTCTTGTCAGTGTggatgatgtgaagaactgtacAGTTGCCCCCTATTCCAATCAGATAGAACACACAAAAGGGGATGGAAATAAAGTGTTGAACATCCTCGTACCCAGGAATCCCAGAGAGGTAGAATGAAGCCAATTGTTCAATACTCAAATTAGAGGTTGTCATGAGACTGTCCCACGGAGCCATTTTTCTACCATAACAATGTGAACTCCTAAAAAGAATAACACACAGCCTTAAAGCATTCATTTTCTCTGACAAGGATACTAGGTGgaaacattttataatgtatgACAGAAAAAGTTAAGGCAATGAATGCATGGATTTAGTTTTAACCAATAGATAAAACCCACAAGAATAATCAGGTAACATTATAAGATATGAGCTGTGTAGCAAGTGTGAATAGTTGAAAGAGGCACACAGACTGGCCCTCAAACTGGTTTAAATGGGAATCAGATACAAAAGCATCCAAGGGTAAATAGGGTTGACCTAATTTACAGTCTAGAGTATTCGGAATTTggtttctctttcatattctccACCAAGGTTTCTTTATGTACTTATCCCGAAATGAtcactcaggtggtaaagaatctgcttgcagtgtgggagaccctggttcaatccctgggtcaggatgtcaggaaaatcccttggagaatggaatggcaactcactccagtattcttgcctggagaattccatggacagaggtacagtccatggggttgcaaagactaaCAGTAATAACCTGCAATGCAGCAAGAGTTTTAGTTAAGTGAATTTCTGTCATTTGTTCCACTGATAATAATTGATATGAGAGTTATGTCAGTTTGTTGATAGATCCCTTTCATTGTCACTGGAACTCATAAGTTTTCTGGTTTGCCATCTGTGGACATGGCCTTTGGCCATCTCTTACAGctacaagaaaaatatcaaccaTCACAGTCTCATCATCCCTAGATATTAGAATGAAATTAACTCACCCACAGACTGCGATTCAGTGGTGCACTATAATTGCAGTAACATAGTGCCATTCtcttgatatttttgttttgctccTTTGCTCATTGTTTTAATGTATTTCATTGAAAAAGATAACAAGCCTTGTCCCACAACATTGTATAgacaattaaattatttataaaaatgcttaCCACAGTCCTCCTTTATTTTGAGTTTTTACATTTTGATAATCACATTTGTACCATAAAGTATCTCAGTGATGTGAACAGAAAGAAACGTTATAGATAAGTAAGTAAATGAAGGCTTAGAGACTCTAATGGTTTGCCCAATACTCCATAAGTACAATAATAGCTTTAATGAATATCAGTTTTAGGGTTCTGCTCATGCGGATGGTGATTTCCCAGAACAATCGCTAACTCATCTACATGGTTGCTGCAGTTATGTGACTGGATTGGTCAGTGTTTGAAGATTCAGTCATATGCCTGACATCATGTGCTATTTCTAATGTCACaatgatattaaaataaacaaaaaatcagtTCCCTCAGACATTTAAATACATCAGTGCTTAGCTAGTCTATATGTTTACTGCCAGGCTGTCTGTCACAGCAGCCATATACCATCTTAGGTCTACTACCAAATCCCCTGAAATTTAATCATCTGGGCTTTTTTCTGCATGATTCAATGACTTTTTCatgagcagttcagttcagttcagtcattcaatcgtgtctgactctctgcgacctcatggactgaagtgtgtcaggtttccctgtccatcgccaacttctggagcctactcaaactcatgtccattgagttggtgatgccatctgaccatctcatgctctgtcgtccccttctcctcctgccttcaatcttttccagcatcagggtcttttccaatgagtcagttcttcacatcaggtggccaaagtattggagtttcagcttcagcatcagtccttccaatggatattcaggattgagctttaggatggactggttggatctccttgctgtccaagggactctcaagagtcttctccaacaccacagttcaaaagcgtcaattctttggctctcggcttcctttatagtccaactctcacatccatacatgactactggaaaaagcacaactttgactaggcggaccttgttggtaaagtaatggaGAATACTTAGAAAAGAGTATTTGTGTCAATGTCCACAGATGGCAACATCAGAAAACTTATGAGTTCCAGCGACAATGAAAGGGATTGATCAACAAACTGAGATAACTCTCATGTCAATTATTATCAGTGGaacaaatgataaaaattcaCTTAAATAAAACTCTTGCTGCATTGCAGTGTATTACTGTTAGTCTTTGAGATGAAACACATTTCATCTCATATTATTGCATCACatgatgtatttttttccctGCAAAATTCACTACTTTTTCACTTCATTCAAATTCtctatctctggtttttaatatgctgtctagtttggtcatcacttttcttccaaggaacaaacatcttttaatttcatgagtagAGATGTCTCTTATTGACACAAATCTTttcatagcttaagaaaaacagacACTATTATTAAATTCCTTAAGTTTCATTCATAAATCATATTCAGGTCCTAATATCTAAGAGAACTGTTAGAATCTCAAAATGATTTGtgtatttattatcttatttaaaccactaaatatttatataagatcAACATGTATTGTCCTTTGTTATTTTAATCCAGTAACATGTCCTTTTGTTTCGATGcccaaaatattttaacttattcACTTCTGCTGTTTACCACTATCATGATTTCTCTTCTAAACTATTTTATTAGCCACTTACCTCATCTAATACTTTCCACTTTTGTGACATTTTCCCCTCAAACTAATTCTCCTTAGAGCAGTGAATTCTTAAAGACATAAACAAGTCTGttcatttctgtgtttaaaatatgttaaatgacCTAGTGATCTCTGAATGAAAGGGAAGCCATTTCAGTACTTATAAGCTCCTTCTTCCCTGTGTATGGAAAAAGACAGGTGGATTATACATGTGATTTTTCCCTTGCTCCCTTTCCTGTCCATCTTTGCATTCTCATTCTCAAATGAGAATGAGATTCTCATTTGAATGAGATTCCCTAGATTGCCTCTTACATATTTTACTACTTCTGACCTCATTGCCACTCCTGTTCACTAAACTGCAgaccttctttccttctttcaatttttataatCAAGTTTCTTTCCTCACCACTCTATGCAAATACTCTTTtccaaagtatttaaaataacaaagcaCATTTCATCTCATATTATTGCATCACATGATATATATTTTCCCTGCAAAATTCACTACTTTTTCACTTCATTCAAATTCTCTATCTCCAACTACCCAAAGCCAATCTTTTACTTTTGACCCAcagtttcttcccttctttccactGAGAAATTGAGAGTGATTTTCCCTCCCAGATCTGCTTTCCTCCCCCATAATGGACTTACTCCTATCTGTAGGCCACTTGTGTTCTATGTCACTTGATTAACTTTtgccactttgctttcttgctcATAGTTAAAGTGCTCAAGTTGGAAATAGTGTTTTCTAAGGAGTATAGAATGTTTCCTGCTTATACATCTGTGATAAAAGAAGCTCTTCATTTTTCCTGGTTTTATTGGTCTCTGGAAGCCTGAGGGAATCACAGAAACTAGTGGTACATTAAGGAGTAGGGAGCTGTGAGCCTAAGGGAGGGATGTTGTTCAGGATGAGATAGCAGGAATTTCCACAGGAACAGAGAAAGCCTAAGGGAGGTACAAGTGGACAAATGCAAGGAAACTCTGACTCTAATTCTGATGGCTGCTGAGTTTAGATACAAAATGGGAGGTTGGAGGGTTCCAGCTGAAAAACTCCTTggtggaaaaaaagaacaatgaataCTAAAACTACACAATAAAATAAAGGGACTTCAGAACTAAAATAGATATTAGTATTGGACAGGTGCTAGAGATTACCCAGGTCCTAGAGAATACCCAGaccatatgggatcttccccagaTGTACGGGTGATTCACAAATAGATTAGTTTTTAGAGGGGCTAACATAGGTGAAAATAACCTCaaattctgattttattaaaGAGATATGAGATTATCAGTGCCAATACCCATCTACCAGAAGTGTATACATATCCTGCAAACTTGTATAATATTATACAACATTATCCTAAACTTAAattatttctagtttatttttacatgaaatatttggCCATAGAATAAccaagcagaaaaagaaacaagtataTGTGTTATaagattaatattaaaaataataataattcaaggATAAACATAAAGggtccaaaaataaaatttttagataggctttaaaacaattaaatcacaagcatggaaattaaaactgtaatcagaaatcttccagcaaacaaaagcccaggtccagacggcttcacagctgaattctaccgaaaatttcgagaagagctaacacctatcctacacaaactcttccagaaaattgcagaggaaggtaaacttccaaactcattctatgaggccaccatcaccctaataccaaaacctgacaaagatgccacaaggaaagaaacctacaggccaatatcattaatgaacatagatgcaaaagtccttaacaaaattctagcaatcagaatccaacaacacattaaaaagatcatacaccatgaccaagtgggctttatcccagggatgcaaggattcttcaatatccacaaatcaatcaatgtaatataccaaattaacacaatgaaaaataaaagccatatgattgtctcaatagatgcagagaaggcctttgacaaaattcaacatccatttatgataaaaaccctccagaaagcatgaatagaaggaacacacctcaacataataaaaacgatatatgacaaacccacagcaaacattatcctccatggtgaaaaactgaaagcatttcccctaaagtcaggaataagacaagggtgcccactctcaccactactattcaacatagttttggaagttttggccacagcaattggagcagaaaaaaaaaaaaaggaatccaaattgcaaaagaagaagtaaaactctcactgtttgcagatgacatgatcctctacatagaaaaccctaaagactccaccagaaaactactagagctaatcaatgaatatagtaaagtggcaggatgtaaaattaacacacagaaatcccttgcattcctatacactaacaatgagaaaacagaaagagaaattaaggaaacaattccattcaccattgcaacgaaaagaataaaatacttaggaatatatctacctaaagcaaaaaaagacctatatatataaaactataaaacactggtgaacaaaatcaaagaggacacaaatagataaagaaatataccatgttcatggattggaagaatcaatatagtgaaaatgagtatactaccccccaaacaatctatagattcaatgcaatccctatcaagctaccaacagtatttctcacagagctagaacaaatattttcacaatttgtatggaaatacaaaaaaccttgtatagcaaaagcaatcttgagaaagaagaatggaactggaggaatcaatctgtctgacttcaggttctactacaaagccacagtcatcaagacagtatggtactggcacaaagacagaaatatagatcaatggaacaaaatagaaagcccagagataagtccacacacctatggacccCTTATCTttacaaaggagccaagaatat from Budorcas taxicolor isolate Tak-1 chromosome 15, Takin1.1, whole genome shotgun sequence includes the following:
- the LOC128060884 gene encoding olfactory receptor 51G1-like, which translates into the protein MTTSNLSIEQLASFYLSGIPGYEDVQHFISIPFCVFYLIGIGGNCTVLHIIHTDKSLHEPMYYFLAMLSLTDMGMSISTLPTVLRIFWFDAKQIEMNICIAQMYFIHTFSLMESAVLLAMVFDRCVAISDPLRYSSKLTPQCVVCIGVFIIIRCSTVLPVVLVRIPTFSFCHSHVLSHSCLHQDVILLACSDISFNVLYGLFVVAFYWGVDSLGIFLSYTFILHSVLCIASRGGKLKALSTCVSHICAVLVLYVPMIGLSSVHRFAKHFSSIIHITMAEPVSSTGSQPNYL